Proteins from a single region of Nerophis lumbriciformis linkage group LG36, RoL_Nlum_v2.1, whole genome shotgun sequence:
- the LOC133576881 gene encoding uncharacterized protein: MDNMSPCPTTFSLSPHISFPLSPISFPPSPTSLSPAAADSPQSSSSPLSAASHHPGLGPPTPSPPNIWDQDDLTCLSWLHQRGNLLPLQPLSKGTLPSVQLESLGQHPASSKPPYSFSSLIFMAIEDSPDKRLPVKDIYGWIMDQFPYYRTASAGWRNSVRHNLSLSKSFCRMERDKSQSVGKGSLWRVSPEHRAALLEVLRKTHTYHGTNSSLINKPALLEGVDYGVSVVCDSMEMSDSLSPSLMLTQTLTPDNPTFADHPDFPLTPDHEELVAIEPVEYQQEELSGVDLEKDPLGDSGYIELHYYQSQEYEYLVLPDDTELDLETVEILQLDVEAQEAAGSLLDLAGGVY; encoded by the exons ATGGACAACATGTCTCCGTGTCCCACCACCTTCTCTCTCTCCCCGCACATCTCCTTCCCTCTCTCGCCCATCTCCTTCCCGCCATCCCCGACCTCGCTTTCTCCGGCTGCGGCAGATTCCCCGCAGTCCTCCTCGTCCCCCCTTTCCGCCGCGTCACATCACCCGGGATTGGGACCTCCCACGCCGAGTCCTCCAAACATCTGGGACCAGGATGACCTGACCTGCCTGAGCTGGCTCCATCAGAGGGGGAACCTGCTCCCCCTGCAGCCCCTCTCCAAAGGGACCCTGCCCTCGGTTCAGCTGGAGTCGCTGGGCCAGCACCCCGCCTCGTCCAAGCCGCCGTACTCCTTCAGTAGTCTGATCTTCATGGCCATAGAAGACTCGCCAGACAAGAGGCTGCCGGTGAAAGACATCTACGGGTGGATCATGGACCAGTTCCCCTACTACAGGACGGCCAGCGCGGGGTGGAGGAACTCGGTACGCCACAACCTGTCCTTGAGCAAGAGCTTCTGTCGCATGGAGAGGGACAAAAGTCAG TCGGTGGGGAAGGGATCTCTGTGGCGTGTGAGTCCGGAGCATCGGGCGGCGCTCCTGGAGGTGCTCCGGAAGACTCACACTTACCACGGCACCAACAGCAGTCTGATCAACAAGCCCGCCCT ACTGGAAGGTGTGGACTACGGCGTGTCTGTGGTGTGTGACTCCATGGAGATGTCAG ATTCCCTTTCCCCCTCCCTCATGCTGACCCAAACCCTGACCCCTGACAACCCGACCTTCGCCGACCACCCGGATTTTCCTTTGACCCCGGATCACGAGGAGCTGGTCGCCATAGAGCCGGTGGAATACCAACAGGAGGAGCTGAGCGGGGTGGACTTAGAGAAAGACCCCCTGGGGGACAGCGGCTACATCGAGTTGCATTACTACCAGTCTCAAGAGTACGAGTACCTGGTGTTGCCGGACGACACCGAGCTGGACTTGGAGACCGTGGAGATACTCCAGCTGGACGTGGAGGCCCAGGAAGCTGCTGGGTCCCTCCTGGACTTGGCAGGGGGCGTATATTAA